The Silene latifolia isolate original U9 population chromosome Y, ASM4854445v1, whole genome shotgun sequence sequence GGCTGAGATGCAAATCTGTTTGAGAGGGCCAAAGTTCAACACATTCGGTCCGGTGATCTCAGTACTCGGTATTTTTATTCTAAGATTTCTGCCGGGGGAAAGTTAGGAACAACATTGGGAGCATTCTTGATGCGGTGGTAAGATTTGTCTTGGCTCTCATGAGGTGGCTCGGGGTTCCTAGACTACTACTCTTCTCTCCGGGCTCTTCTACTCCTGTATTGCCTTTGCCTCCCCATCTTTTTCTACAAGATACAGTGTCTCCAGAGCAATGTGGCTCCCTTACACAACCTGTGAGAGTGCCTGAGATCTTGGATGCATTGAAATCTATAGACAGAAATAAGAGCCCAGGTATGGATGGATACTCTTCTGGATTCTTTTTGGATGCCTGGACTGTTGTTGGTCAGGATTTTAAGAATGTTGTCCTGGAATTTTTTCAAACTTGTTCTATGCCTAAGGTAGCTAATTCCACTTTGCTTGTCCTTGTCCCTAAGATGGATACCCCTCCTACTGTCAAAGACTTCAGACCTATTGCCTGTTGTACTACGTTTTATAAGGTCATTAGTAAAATTCTTGCTAATAGACTTAAACAGGTCCTGGACTCCATTGTTGGTCCAGAGCAAGCTGCTTTTGTGGCTGATAGAGATATCTTTGATAATACTATGTTAGCTCATGAGCTTGTCTCTAAATATGGCCGTGCTTATCTCACTCCTAGATGTCTACTCAAGGTAGACATCAGGAAAGCTTTTGATTCTGTTAATTGGACTTTCCTTAAGGACTGTTTGCTCTATCTCCATTTTCCTTCAACTTTTGTGGAGTGGGTTATGGCTTGTGTCACCTCTCCCTATTATTCTTTGTTGATAAATGGTGAAGTGCAAGGCTTCTTCCCTGGTAAATGTGGGCTCAGACAGGGTGATCCCTTGTCCCCATACCTCTTTGTGCTTTGTATGGAGGTGTTGTCACGGCTTCTCAGGACTCTTCCAAAGGTGAAGAACTTTTCTTATCACCCAAAGTGTGTTCAGTTGAACCTTACTCACCTTATATTTGCTGATGATCTTCTTGTCTTCACTAGGGGGGACCTCCCTTCTGTCAAAGCTGTTTCTGACTGTCTGGATCAGTTTAGTTTGTTTTCAGGCCTGGCTGCTAATCCCACTAAAACTGACCTTTATTTTGGAGGGGTAGCAGCTGATGTCAAGGGTCTCATTTTGGCTGCCACTGGATTTAGTGAGGGCAAATTCCCTTTCAGGTATTTGGGTTTGCCCTTGTTCAATGCACGAATTACTCAGGATATGTATCAGCCTTTGCTTGATAAACTCAAAGCAAGCATTCAGCATTGGGCTAACAAGCAATTGAGTTATCTTTGGTAAGACTTTTTGTGAACTCTATTATTTTTGGCTTAAACAATTTTTGGGGGGCTAGTATCTTATTTCCCAAGGTGGTCATTAAGAAAATCAACAAGATTTGCAAGGATTTTGTTTGGGGTATCTCTGATGGAGCTCGTAGGCATACTTTTCTTAAGTGGCAATTACTATGTTCCCCAAAATTAGAGGGGGGGATAGGCATAAAAGAAGTTCTCAGTTGGAATTGTGCGCAAATGGTAAAATGGGTCTGGAAGCTGTTTAATAAGCCTCAGTCTATCTGGACTAGGTGGGTTCACACTTATATTCTTAAGGGGCAGAGTATTTGGTTAGCCAGGGAGACAATTTCTAATTCTTGGTATTGGAACAATGTGGTTAAGATGAAGGACCTTCTTCTTAATGTTTCTTTGGCTCTTCTTCTCTTGCAATGCGATTTGCTTGAGACTCTTACCCATCATACTCGGTTTGACACAAATGCAGCCTATGATCTGGTGAGAAATAGACGTGAGCCTGTGCCTTGGCATTCAATTGTTCATGGTAAAGGTTGTCACCCTAAATACTCTTTTACTGGTGTTATGATTCTGACTGATAGCCTCCCTACTGTGGCTAAGCTTATTAACCGTGGATTATGTTTGGTTAATCGTTGTGTGCTTTGTGAATGTTCTATGGAGGATCTTCACCATGTCTTTTTTTATTGCTCTTACTCTCGACAAGTTTGGGCTGCCATTGCTACATGGGTTCATCTTCCTCTGCACTTCTCCTTGGATGCTATTGTTCAGGCATTCCTCTCTGAATTCAGGACTGGCAAGCAAAAGGCGAGTTTGATGGCTTCTTTTCATTTCATCTGGAAGGAAAGGAACTCTAGGATTTTTAAGGGGACTAAGTCCTCGTCTGATTCTCTTTGTATTGTTATTAAACGTGCTATCTCTTTGCGTCTCTATGGCACTTTTGCTTAGGCTTTTTGTTggttattttcttttttagggggcctCCTTGGTCTCCTTTGTAGGAAAGGGTGGCAAAGATCTTGTATGTAATGTTTTATCTTGATGAAATAATAAGATCTAAAACTTTTCtgcaaaaaataataataataataataataatcataataataataataataataataataattataatcataatcataatataATATAGTAGTTTCCCAATATCGCTCTATAAGACCTACCTTATCACTATAAATAGATGGTATGACCTTATAAGAAATCTTATTTTTCACATGAAGGCATAATATCACATAAAAGTAAGAGAGGGAGAattaaaagggagaaaagaagaggAGTTCATCATCTTTTATTCGTCTCAAGGTGACAGACTTGTGTGGAGCTtcccttaattaattaattaattaattgcatTGCTTGGATTGCGTGATTGGAGTATTTGCTTATCAGgtaggttatctactcaacttgaatgTGAAATGGTGCAATTTAACAGTTGAATGTTAATTGGAATTagatgttggttgttggatgtttATTGCTATTGTTTATCTGTTGATTTATTATTATTCATATTGCATATTGCATATTGTATTGTTGTTTTATGAAGGCCCGATCCAAGGGTGGCGGGTAATAATTGAAGAACCGGACCACCAGTGGCGGTATGTAAAAGGGTGTCTCGGGATTTGATATTGTTtatatgggtgtctcgggttattGATATGGGTGTCtcgggatatatatatatatatatatatatatatatatatatatatatatatatatatatatatatatatatatatatatatatatatatatatatatatatatatattgatgggTGACTCGGAGGATGTGTGGATGTTGGAGTTGTGAAAGGGATTGAGCATTTGCATATTtgatttgtcttattgttgtattattcttgttgtttagatattcctactcaaccgttgggttaaccgtgtattcgttaaacacctgtgaagaaccaataattggggagcagattgattacAGGTAACAGAGCTGTCTTAGTTGGGAGTAGAGGGGCGTGAGGCACTGGCATATACTTAActgtctagatcacatagattgGACATTTACTATTTATCATTTGTTTTATTTAGTTTCCGCTGTagatgtattttatttaattacaATTATTGATATTGGAACAATGTATTGAGACCATTTAacattatttatttaaaataccGTGTTTTGtcttactttgttattcactacctcggtcaatccgagatggtaacaacttcATTTACCTAAGAATGCCTAGTAAGACTCTTGGATAAatagggggtgttacaaa is a genomic window containing:
- the LOC141630843 gene encoding uncharacterized protein LOC141630843; this translates as MVKWVWKLFNKPQSIWTRWVHTYILKGQSIWLARETISNSWYWNNVVKMKDLLLNVSLALLLLQCDLLETLTHHTRFDTNAAYDLVRNRREPVPWHSIVHGKGCHPKYSFTGVMILTDSLPTVAKLINRGLCLVNRCVLCECSMEDLHHVFFYCSYSRQVWAAIATWVHLPLHFSLDAIVQAFLSEFRTGKQKASLMASFHFIWKERNSRIFKGTKSSSDSLCIVIKRAISLRLYGTFA